One Ancylobacter novellus DSM 506 genomic window, GATCGCCTGCATCACCGTCTCGGTGCGGCCCATCGCTTCCGGGGCGCGGCTTTCACTCTCGACCAACTGTACTGCTCCGTGCGGCCATACTGTTTCCCTCCACAGTACGGGAGCGTTCCTGTCGCCGCCACCTCCCCGCGGATAGCGGAAAGCATCGGTCGAAGGAGTGAGAGTCGTGGCGAGAGGATGGTGGAGCGGCCTGATCGGCGTGATCATCTTCAGCGGCTCCCTGCCGGCGACCCGGATCGCCGTGGCCGGCTTCACGCCGCTGTTCCTCACCTCCGCGCGCGCCGTCATCGCCGCCCTGCTCGGCGCCGCCCTGCTGCTCGCGCTCGGCCAGAAGCGGCCGGCGGGGAAGGACGTCGCGTCGCTCGCCGTGGTGGCCGTCGGCGTGGTGATCGGCTTCCCGCTGCTGACGGCGCTGGCGCTCCAGCACATCACCTCGGCGCGTTCCATCGTCTTCATCGGCCTGCTGCCGCTGGCGACCGCCCTGTTCGGCGTGCTGCGCGGCGGCGAGCGGCCGAAGCCCGCCTTCTGGCTGTTCTCGCTGATCGGCGCGGCGACGGTCGCCGGCTTCGCGCTCGGCAATGGCGTGCCGACCTCGCTGACCG contains:
- a CDS encoding DMT family transporter, giving the protein MARGWWSGLIGVIIFSGSLPATRIAVAGFTPLFLTSARAVIAALLGAALLLALGQKRPAGKDVASLAVVAVGVVIGFPLLTALALQHITSARSIVFIGLLPLATALFGVLRGGERPKPAFWLFSLIGAATVAGFALGNGVPTSLTGDLLMVGAVILCGLGYAEGARLSRRLGGWQVISWALLLALPLMAALAIATLPSSWSPIGGPAWLGLAYVSVFSMLVGFVFWYRGLALGGIAAVGQLQLLQPFFGLALAGLLVGEQVSWTMIAATGLVVLCVAGAKRFA